A section of the Lepidochelys kempii isolate rLepKem1 chromosome 4, rLepKem1.hap2, whole genome shotgun sequence genome encodes:
- the LOC140910766 gene encoding RIMS-binding protein 3-like, whose protein sequence is MMIGWERPVVDELGCSNGTFITGYRIYTDGEFRKSVMSSACTKTILENLDLSVPFQISVQTVGSSGLVSEKMNVRFSCPLTKKEASSFAFSVYPEDQKPGASSH, encoded by the exons ATGATGATTGGCTGGGAGAGACCGGTAGTAGATGAATTAGGATGTAGTAATGGAACTTTCATTACAGGATACAGG ATATATACAGATGGGGAATTTCGTAAATCTGTTATGAGTTCAGCATGCACGAAG ACTATTTTAGAAAATCTGGATCTTTCTGTGCCGTTTCAAATCAGCGTTCAGACTGTTGGTTCTTCTGGTTTGGTATCTGAGAAGATGAATGTTCGATTTAGTTGTCCTTTAACAAAAAAGGAAGCTTCATCATTTGCCTTTAGTGTTTACCCCGAAGACCAAAAGCCTGGTGCCAGCTCCCATTAG